TGGCGCAGACAATGCAACGGATGGCGCAGAATGCAcaacgcgcggcgcacctgGCAATTTTTCGGCAActcgcacggcgcaagcatgctgcgcttgaGCGCGATGTGAAACGCAAAAATCAAGACGGCAGTGTGGGCATGGGATTGGGACGTGCAATACCGCATTGCATTTTCTGTACGCACAGTGACGCGCAGGGCTGCGAATTGCAGCTGATCCTgcctcggcaagcacgaCCTTGCATCCGCCCTTGGCTAGGCTTGGTGCTAGCCAATGCATTTGCAATGTCCGCTGCGTCTCTTGTGccgacgcaccgcgcttCCATCCTTTGGGCGGATCATGGCATAGCAGACATAGTGGTACGCGGAAATCCGTCTGGGTTAGATGTGGACATGCATGCTCTTCTGGCTGGacgtgtgcgcagcagaaCGCATGTCGACACCCAGCACAGACGAGCGGCAAAAACTCTTCACGATGGCACTGGTGGCACGGTTTTCCAATAAACAGCATCGGACCAGTGTCCCGCATGATAGTCGGCATGACTGCCGTGAAAGGCTAGTGGCGCCATAAAATTACACGCAAATCCGTGCAATGACGCGTTCCTAagccaagcgacgcgcggcgcgacacAAAAAACGAAGACGGATTTATGGGCTGTGGAGGAAATAACGCAAGAGGATTGCTGGGGAAGCTCGCAGGGACCTTTTTTGCACACGATTCGCCATTGTGATCCCAAAGGCATGGTTTCCGGCTTTGGACCCTCCCCGTGTGAGGTGATCCTCCATCTAGCATCTGATGTGGTATGGATATCGCCGCCGAATGCGGCAACGCCGAACGAGGACCAGACGATGGATGGCGTCGTGGAAATTGAATGCCCCTCTGACCGCGTCATTCATGGCCTGCAAGTCGCATTCAAAGGCACACAAGTCGTGGGTATGCCCACGTCAGGGACATTTAAAGACCGAAGTGCGCTGCGTTGGGAAGAGCACGTCGCAATTGACCGTGTCCTAAAATTTGAACCACACGACTCCGATATCGAGATGATACCCAGCggaagcactgcgcgctCAAAATCACTGAAAGAACGAATTGTAAAAAAAAGTACATCGTCCAATGATGCACAAGCTGAAGGCGGCATCTTTTTgagccgcggcgtgcatgATTTCGAATTTCACCTTATTATCCCTGCATGGACCGCGCCGTATGAGCGATGCAAGTACGGCCGCACAAAATTCCACGTCACGGCCGTGGCATCCGGTGCAGGCAAGAACGGCACAAATGCTGTTGCGACACGCGAAGCGTTTGTCGTGCAGATCCAGACACCCGACGGCGGGCCATACGGGCTGGAAATGCATTACAACGACGTGCACGAAGCGCTGGGGCAGATAAGTATCGGACTTGCATGCACCTCTCTCACTGTTGGAGGGATCGTCAATCTCTCTGTGATACACCCCAACCCGCCGCCAAGCATTAACGTACACATGATCCGCCTTTTTATCGAGCAAAAATACGAGCTGTACAACCACGCTACCGAAACATGGATCCAAGCGCCACTGGATAAGTTGCGGGTGTGGGAAATAggctcgctgcagcgcagcagtaATGCGCTGGACCAGGGTACTAACACTGTGATGTCTCGCGAAGGTGTGCTTACTGCCGTAGGTGTACAAGAAGGGACGCGCCTCGGTATTGCAGCTGAGCGTGCATTCCCTGACGTACGTCCATTGAGTGCATCACTTGACGTGGACGACCGTGCATTGGATGAGATTTCCAATCCAGGTACGCATGGATACCGTATCAAAACCGTGGTGCGACTGCCGGATGACAACCGACTGCGGCCTACAACCATGCGTGGCACAAGAACGCACATTCGAATTACGCATGAAATGGGAACAGAATTGTTTTTCTCGCGCCCCCACGTCCTTGACGACCGGCCAGAGAGCGAGTTTTTTGGGCAACTTAAAGTCCAAGTCTTTTCCATGGCAAAACCAGTCGCAATCCCTTCCTGTGCATTTACCTACGACTCCATTCATCTTCCGCCTTACTCGCAAGAATCGCCATTGGTGTCTGTCCCTCCTAGCCCTGGCCCTGTGCAGAAAAGTGCGCATTCCAACGTACATCTTCCACGCCCTACGCAACCAAATGGACAAGCCGGCACGCTCGCGAGCGATCGGGAATGGAGCAGGCTAGTCCACTCTTTGACAAATTCGGTGAATGCGTCATCGATTCGCACGGTCGCTTTTACGCCTAGCCGCGAGCCTTCTCCGCCCGCGACACGATTTGGCTTTCTATCACGCAACAGTCCGCGCCCCAGCTCGCGTCCAGGCTCACGTCCAGGCTCGCGTCCAGGCtctcgcgcgccaagtcCTCCCATGATGGAAGCGACGTCCGGTACAAAAAGCCCTGTGGTGCCTGTCTACCGACCCAACGACGGCCAGCCGCGTTGGGCTGGCTTGCAAGGGCTGAGACCGTCAGAGGAacgcgaagcgccgcgcaaccTTCTCCAAGGCTCGCCGTGGGCCATCTCTCATTTGCcgcaccgcagcggcgaagcgcacgaATTGTGCAATTGCGGGCAGTCCACTGAGACCTTAATCGAGGCCGAGGAACGATTTCTGGAAGGCGCGCCGACCGCACCCGGCGCATGGGTCAATACA
This is a stretch of genomic DNA from Malassezia vespertilionis chromosome 1, complete sequence. It encodes these proteins:
- a CDS encoding uncharacterized protein (EggNog:ENOG503P5D6; COG:S), with protein sequence MVSGFGPSPCEVILHLASDVVWISPPNAATPNEDQTMDGVVEIECPSDRVIHGLQVAFKGTQVVGMPTSGTFKDRSALRWEEHVAIDRVLKFEPHDSDIEMIPSGSTARSKSLKERIVKKSTSSNDAQAEGGIFLSRGVHDFEFHLIIPAWTAPYERCKYGRTKFHVTAVASGAGKNGTNAVATREAFVVQIQTPDGGPYGLEMHYNDVHEALGQISIGLACTSLTVGGIVNLSVIHPNPPPSINVHMIRLFIEQKYELYNHATETWIQAPLDKLRVWEIGSLQRSSNALDQGTNTVMSREGVLTAVGVQEGTRLGIAAERAFPDVRPLSASLDVDDRALDEISNPGTHGYRIKTVVRLPDDNRLRPTTMRGTRTHIRITHEMGTELFFSRPHVLDDRPESEFFGQLKVQVFSMAKPVAIPSCAFTYDSIHLPPYSQESPLVSVPPSPGPVQKSAHSNVHLPRPTQPNGQAGTLASDREWSRLVHSLTNSVNASSIRTVAFTPSREPSPPATRFGFLSRNSPRPSSRPGSRPGSRPGSRAPSPPMMEATSGTKSPVVPVYRPNDGQPRWAGLQGLRPSEEREAPRNLLQGSPWAISHLPHRSGEAHELCNCGQSTETLIEAEERFLEGAPTAPGAWVNTIPTNAHLPPWTPSSRPTSPSREWRPSYQSQQSFSSKPSSTAPTLTKIRN